The Leptospira sp. WS60.C2 genome includes the window TTTCATTCTATGTATTCTTCCTTTTCTTTTTTGAATAGGATTTGATTTTCCTCTTCTAGAACTCTTGCTACCTGCACAATTTTACTTCTTGCTTCGTTTATCTCACGTAAGGTGACTCTTGGTTTCATATCCAAGATGTCCAAGATATCTTCTGCACGGTTTTGGCTCATATTGTTTAAGAATTTTTTTCGGATTTCATCTCCAGCACCACGAATTGCAAGTGAAATTGCCGTATCGTCAGCCAACCGGTTGATGAGAATTCGCATCTCTTTGTTATCTAGAGAGAGGATGTCTTCAAATGTGTATAATTTTTCTCGTACTTGGTCTGCTACCTCGGGCGAAGATTCTTCTAGTTCGGAAAGAATCGTCTCCTCGGCACCTTTCTCCATAAAGTTCAAAATGTTCGCAAGGACATGAGCGCCACCTGCTTCCGAATATTCTTGTTTGTCTCGTTCTTCGTAGCGTTTCTTTAAAATCCTTGCGATGTTTTGGATCACATCGGGGTGAGTTTTGGAAGTGGTAGCGAGTCTTACCGCAATTTTAGCCTGTTCTGGTTTAGGGAAAAGTTTCAACACATCGGCTGCTTTTTTGGGATCGAGGTGGGAGAGTGTCACTGCAATGATTTGAGGAGATTCTGTCCCTAACATCGTTTGTAAAACACTGGGTTCCACTTGGTTTAAGAATTCAAAGTCGTTTTTCGTTTCTTCTTTGTGGATTTTTTTCAAAATCACATTGGCTTTTTCTGATCCCACCGTGTGTTCGAGAAGGGACTTTGCCGTGGAAAGACCTCCTGAAGTGGATTCTGTCAGATCTTCAATGGTATGGTGGAATTCCTTTAATATACTTTCTTTTTCTTCTTTGGAAACCGACCTGATTTTGGACATTTCCAAAATGACCGCTTCGAGCATTGTATCGTCTAGGTGTCTTAGAACATCGGCGGCTCTTTCTTTGCCAAGGGAGAGGAGGAGGAGGGCAGCTTTTCGTACGCCTGGTGTGGCTGTGGATGGATTCTCAGACTTCATGTGACATAATTCCTTTAGTTTCTCATGGATGTCAAAAAAAACTTATCTAATGAGACAAAATTTTCTAAAGGTCTCATTCACTTCGTACGATACCCTTTGTAAGTTACAAAGAGAAAGGAACAACACACCAGATGGATAAAGCTCACAAATTCAAAAATACACTAGAACGTTACATTCATTACCGAGGCATCGACATCGTTTTACACCTCAAAGATGGAAAGAGCATCGAACTTGATAAAAACCGCCAAATGATGGACGATGTCGTCATCGGAAATTTGGCAACGGGTGTGGTTCGCATTCCCATAGCTGACATCCAAAGTGCAGATTTTTTTGCTGCTTAAGACAAATACTGGTTTAACCAACCGCAAGGAGTAGATTTGGTTTTTCCAAAAAGCTCCTTAAGGTTTTTAAAAACTCAGCTCCCACGGCTCCATCGATCACCCTGTGATCGCAGGAGAGTGTGAGAGAGAGAATTCTTCCTGCCACAACACTTCCGTTTTCGACAACAGGTTTGTCTTCCACAGAACCAACCGCAAGGATGGCACTCTCAGGTTCGTTGATGATCGCCGTAAAACGGCTAATTCCATACATTCCCAAATTGGAGATCGTAAAGGTTCCGTTGGAAAACTCTTCTGGTTTTAATTTTCGATCTCTAGCTTTTTTTGCCAGTTCCTTCACTTCACTGGAAATTTGTAAAATGGACTTAACGTTGGCATCTCGAATGACTGGCGTTAGAAGCCCACCATCTATGGAAACAGCAATTCCCACATCCACTCGACCGTATTGCACGATCGTTTCCCCTTGGAAACTGGCATTTACCTTTGGATGGAGTTTTAGAGCGGAGGCGGTTGCTTTGACGATAATATCATTCAAACTCACTTTGATCGCAGAGTCTGGATTTTGTGACGCTTGGAACTCATTGATTTCTTTTCGAAACGATTCAAGAGCCTTTGCATTCACATCTACATTCAAATAAAAATGGGGTAGGTTTTGTTTCGATTCGGTGAGTCGTTTGGCAATAGTCTTACGCATCCCATTTAGATTCACAACTTCATCGGGAGTCTGTGTTACGATGCCAGGGTTTGTGGCTCTCGGTCCTTTTTGTAAAGAATCGAGAACATCTTTTTTGGTAATCCTTCCTTCTGGACCAGTTCCGATCACTTGGTGTAGGTCAATTCCATGTTCGATGGCAATGGATTTGGCAAGCGGAGACGCAAGTACACGAAGTGAGCCCCGGGTTACGGAAGTGAAACCGTTATTTGTGTCTTTTGTTTGGCTTTCTTGCGGGGTTTTCGTTAGGGCTTGATTTGCTGCAGTAGAGGGAATGGGAAGGATCTGTTTCTCAACAGGGACATTTTCTTTTGCTGGAAGCTGAGAAGGTGAGGAAGGTACTTCCTTTTCATTCCTGCTTGTTGTGTTTTGCGAAGTATTTTTTGGTGATTGTGGTTTTGGAAGGTTGGATAAGAGGGAAGAGATATCTTCTCCCGGTTTTCCAATGATTGCTAAGGCTTCGCCTACTTTTAGTTTGGTGCCTTCTGTCTGAATGATTTTTAAGAGTACACCTGAATCGTACGCTTCCATTTCCATGACAGCTTTGTCAGTTTCCACTTCCGCAAGAATGTCACCAGGATTTACAGAATCTCCTTCTTGTTTGAGCCATTTGACAATGGTTCCTTCTTCCATTGTAGGGGATAATTGAGTCATTTCTTGGATTTTGGCCATTGTGGTCTCCTTAACGTAACATCTCTCGGATGGTATCAGCCACTCGGTTGGCATTGGGCAAACTCATTCGTTCTAAGTTGGCAGCATAAGACATGGGAACATCCATTTGTGTGACACGTTCCACCGGGTGGTCCAAATAAGAAAAAGCATTCTTTTGGATGAGGTGGGAAATTTGCGCTCCAAACCCAGCAACAGGCCACCCTTCCTCCACAACCACGGCTCGGTTTGTTTTTTTAACAGATTCATAAATTAGATTTTCATCTAACGGACGTAAACTGCGAAGATCTACAATCTCTACAGAGATTCCTTCTTTCTCTAAAATTTCTGCCGCTTCGAGCGCAAAACTGAGAGCTCTTGACCAGGTAACAAGTGTAATGTCTGTTCCTTTTCGTTTGATCTCACCTAGACCAAGAGGAATGGTATATTCATCGTCTGGAACCTCTCCTTTGGAACCGTATAATACTTCTGATTCGATAAAGATGGTTGGGTTATTGTCTCGGATGGATGATTTTAAAAGCCCATAGGCATCTTTTGGTGTTGCAGGACAAACGACTTTTAATCCAGGGCAATGGGCATACCAGGATTCAAAGGCTTGTGAGTGTTGTGCACCAAGCCTTCCTCCGGCACCACCAGCTCCTCGGAATACAATGGGCATCGGAAATTGACCTCCACTCATATAATTCATCTTAGCCGCTGAATTGATGATTTGGTCGATCGCTACCAGGGAAAAATTCCAAGTCATAAATTCAATAATGGGTCGTAGTCCCACCATGGCAGATCCTACTCCAATCCCAGCAAAACCATTTTCGGAGATAGGTGTATCAATCACTCTTTCTTCCCCAAACTTATCGAGCATTCCTTGGGAAACTTTATAGGCACCTTGGTAATGTCCTACTTCTTCACCCATCAGATAAATCAAGGGATCCTTTTCCATCTCTTCCACCATGGCTCGATTGAGTGCTTCTCTATAGGTTAAGATTGCCATTTATTTATCCTCCGCATACACATACTTGTGCAGTTGAGAGAGAGGTGGTTCTGGTGAGCTTTCCGCAAAGGCATAGGCGTCATCAATTTGAGTTTGAATGTCCAATTCCATTTGATCCAATTCTTCCGGCTTTAGCCCACCTAATTCTAGTTCGTGCCTTGCTCGCATCAGAGGATCTTTTTTTTTGTAAGCTTCCAATTCTTCTTTGGTTCTGTATTTAGCAGGGTCTGACATAGAATGCCCACGAAATCGGTAAGTGGAAACTTCAATGAGAGTTGGACCCTCTCCACGGCGGGCTCTGTCCACAGCTACTTTTACGTGGTCTCTCACTTTCCTTACCTCATCTCCTTCGATATGATCTCTGGCAATATCGTAGGCGTAGGCTCTGACCGAGACATCCTTCACGGCAAGTGCTCGGTATTCAGGAGTTCCCATCGCATAATGGTTGTTTTCACAAATAAAAACCACAGGAAGTTTCCAAATGGCAGCAAGATTAAGACCTTCATGAAAGGAACCAATATTGGCAGCCCCTTCACCAAAAAAACAAATGGTGACGGAATCCTCTTTTTTATATTTGGAAGCAAATGCAATGCCTGCAGCAAGAGAGATGTGACCACCCACAATTCCATGCCCACCCATAAAATGAGCATTTTTATCGAAAAAATGCATCGAACCTCCATTCCCTTTGGAGATTCCTGTGGCTTTTCCGAAGAGTTCTGCCATCAGAGGATTTGGGTGTAAACCTCTGGCCAGTGCATGCCCGTGGTCTCGGTAGGTGGAAACAATATAATCATGTGGAGTGAGGGCGGCAATGGAACCAACTCCTACGGCTTCTTGCCCTATATACAAATGGAGAAATCCTCCGATTTTTCCAACGCTATACGCTTTCGCCGCAGCTTCTTCAAACTTTCGTATAAGTACCATTTGTCTGTAGAACTCTTTTAATTCGCTCACAGAGTGTGAGTCTTTGGGGATAGAAGAAACCAAATAGAACCTCCAAAACCTCTAAAAAACTACACTATTTAGACAAAGAAAGAAAGCAAAAATCTTGCTCTTAAAAGAAGATAAAAGACAGTTTCCCTAGGACCTTTATGAAAATTACGAGTGCTGGTATCGAATTCCTAGAATTCAATGAATTTAAAAATTTCGCTGTGGACTATGATCTGTTAGGTTCTGTATCTCTCAGTGAACCTGTTGTGGATAAGAATGGAAACATTCTGATCAAAGAGAAAGTTGCGATCAAAGAAAACATACTTAAAAAGTTAGAGGGATTAGAAGGTAACTACATTCCTTCCTTCAAACTTGCAATGTCCAAAGACTTGATGAAGATGCTAAGGCAAGTTTTGTCAAAAGCAATCCTTAGTCGAATTGATGATCGTTCCAATGAATTTATTTTTCACTTATACGAACAAAATGCGGAAAGGATGGCAAGTCTCAAAGGTATCATCCAAAATTCATTTTATTCCAAAACCTTGGCTTTATCTTTTTTTCGTATTTTACTCACACACAAAGAGTTCTTTAATCATTTGGCCGACTTCGGTCTTCTTAGTTTGGGATCTGTCATCCAAAAACAATATGGGTTTAAGATGGTAAATCGATTTAGTTTTTTAGCAGGGCTTTGTGCTGACATCGCTGTTTCGAAAGAAGGATTGTATCGTCAAAGTTTTTTTGGATCTTCTCTCACGTCGGCTGTGAATCTCAGTATCGAAATCGCAAGAAAACTAAACCTTCCCGAAGAAGTGATCAGTGCCATAAACAACCATGGAAATTCCAATTTTGAAATCCCTGGTGTAAGTCCAGCCAATGTGAATGTGGAAGAATTACGAAAACACCAATTGAACCAGGATCTTCTTTTGGGAAGTGGAATGGAAGATGATAAAAGTGATGATGAAGAAGAAGCGGGGGAATATGCAGACAACACCGCAGAAGTTACGTTAGATGCCTTGAAAATTGCTCGTTATATCATTGAAAATTTAAAAACCAACACTGACAAAGAACATGTTTCTGAGAAACTTCTTGTGATGTTCACATACAATGCGGAGAAGGGGCTTTTCCGAAAAGACTTGGCTGACCCAATGATTGATCGGTTTAAAGAATTTGATCATGCCATCAAACGCATTCGTACCATCGCAGAAATTGAAAACAAATGCAAATTTCAAACCTCTGCTTGGGCCTATCCGAAACCAAAGTCATCTCAAATTGTTTGCCGAGATCGAAATTACCAATGCCCTTGGATTGTGAATGGTTGGGATTTACGGATCATTTCTCCTCAAGATCCATTTGGATATATCGGTGCTGCTCTTGATGTAGGAACCTATCCTAAGTGTGCGTTGGAAGAAGAATTACACGAAAAAATTAAATACACAGAGTCGTAGAGGAGTGATGGTAAAAAAAAACCAACCGAAATCGGTTGGTTTTTTTTTTTCCTAAAGATGGAAAAAAGAATTAGAAACCAGCAGGTTTTTTAATGTCTTTTGTTGCGTCGTTGATTGCGCCAGTTGCAGCTTTTTTAGCTTCTGCTTCTGCAGTTTTTACTGCTGCATCTACTTTTTTCTCAACTTCTGTTGTTACTTTTTTCGCTGCATCTTCAACCGTTTCCATTTTTTCTTCTACAACAGGCTCTTCTTTTTTGCAGAAAGCAAGTCCAGAAGCCATAGTCACGCCAAGAATTAAAACGAGTAGTTTTTTATTCATAGAAAATTTTCTCCTAAAATCTTTTAATTCTGCCAAGGCTAACTCAACTTCCTTTCCATTGAAAGAATTTTCTGATTTTGAACTAAAAAATCTTTCCTTATTTAGGAACAAATGTAAGGAATTCTTCTACTT containing:
- the fliG gene encoding flagellar motor switch protein FliG is translated as MKSENPSTATPGVRKAALLLLSLGKERAADVLRHLDDTMLEAVILEMSKIRSVSKEEKESILKEFHHTIEDLTESTSGGLSTAKSLLEHTVGSEKANVILKKIHKEETKNDFEFLNQVEPSVLQTMLGTESPQIIAVTLSHLDPKKAADVLKLFPKPEQAKIAVRLATTSKTHPDVIQNIARILKKRYEERDKQEYSEAGGAHVLANILNFMEKGAEETILSELEESSPEVADQVREKLYTFEDILSLDNKEMRILINRLADDTAISLAIRGAGDEIRKKFLNNMSQNRAEDILDILDMKPRVTLREINEARSKIVQVARVLEEENQILFKKEKEEYIE
- a CDS encoding pyruvate dehydrogenase complex dihydrolipoamide acetyltransferase, producing the protein MAKIQEMTQLSPTMEEGTIVKWLKQEGDSVNPGDILAEVETDKAVMEMEAYDSGVLLKIIQTEGTKLKVGEALAIIGKPGEDISSLLSNLPKPQSPKNTSQNTTSRNEKEVPSSPSQLPAKENVPVEKQILPIPSTAANQALTKTPQESQTKDTNNGFTSVTRGSLRVLASPLAKSIAIEHGIDLHQVIGTGPEGRITKKDVLDSLQKGPRATNPGIVTQTPDEVVNLNGMRKTIAKRLTESKQNLPHFYLNVDVNAKALESFRKEINEFQASQNPDSAIKVSLNDIIVKATASALKLHPKVNASFQGETIVQYGRVDVGIAVSIDGGLLTPVIRDANVKSILQISSEVKELAKKARDRKLKPEEFSNGTFTISNLGMYGISRFTAIINEPESAILAVGSVEDKPVVENGSVVAGRILSLTLSCDHRVIDGAVGAEFLKTLRSFLEKPNLLLAVG
- a CDS encoding pyruvate dehydrogenase complex E1 component subunit beta; protein product: MAILTYREALNRAMVEEMEKDPLIYLMGEEVGHYQGAYKVSQGMLDKFGEERVIDTPISENGFAGIGVGSAMVGLRPIIEFMTWNFSLVAIDQIINSAAKMNYMSGGQFPMPIVFRGAGGAGGRLGAQHSQAFESWYAHCPGLKVVCPATPKDAYGLLKSSIRDNNPTIFIESEVLYGSKGEVPDDEYTIPLGLGEIKRKGTDITLVTWSRALSFALEAAEILEKEGISVEIVDLRSLRPLDENLIYESVKKTNRAVVVEEGWPVAGFGAQISHLIQKNAFSYLDHPVERVTQMDVPMSYAANLERMSLPNANRVADTIREMLR
- the pdhA gene encoding pyruvate dehydrogenase (acetyl-transferring) E1 component subunit alpha, whose amino-acid sequence is MVLIRKFEEAAAKAYSVGKIGGFLHLYIGQEAVGVGSIAALTPHDYIVSTYRDHGHALARGLHPNPLMAELFGKATGISKGNGGSMHFFDKNAHFMGGHGIVGGHISLAAGIAFASKYKKEDSVTICFFGEGAANIGSFHEGLNLAAIWKLPVVFICENNHYAMGTPEYRALAVKDVSVRAYAYDIARDHIEGDEVRKVRDHVKVAVDRARRGEGPTLIEVSTYRFRGHSMSDPAKYRTKEELEAYKKKDPLMRARHELELGGLKPEELDQMELDIQTQIDDAYAFAESSPEPPLSQLHKYVYAEDK